ATCTAAAAATGGAATAGTAGGTTCAAGTGTAGAAGAAAGTATACAAAACTTAGGTAGAGTAAGTGATAAAGGAATGACAATTACAGATGAGGTTATAATAAATGTAATGGATGATATGAATAAGGTTAAGTAATTGTCTTGCAAAACTATTTAATCTCCTATAAAATGAATAATATCATCATATTAGTGGAGGGTTAAACTATGAATATAGAAACTAAGAAGTGGGAAGTTTTATGTTCTGAAGAGCAAATAGCATCAAGACTTAAAGAATTAGGAGCTGAAATATCTAAAGACTATGAAGGAAAAAAACTTTTAGTAGTATCTTTATTAAAGGGAAGCTTTATATTCTGTGCAGACTTAGTAAGAAACATAACTGTGCCAGTTAAAATTGAATTTATGACTACTTCAAGTTACGGACATGCAGAACAAAGTACAGGTAATGTAAAAGTAGTATCTGATATTAATTGTGATTTAGAAGGATACGATGTATTAATAGTTGATGATATAACAGATACAGCACTTACAATGCATCATGTTATAAATCATTTAAAATCTAAAAATCCTAACAGTGTAAAATCTTGTGTATTACTTGATAAGCCAAGTAGAAGAAAGGTAGAATTAGTACCTGACTACTGTGGATTTGAAATAGAGGATAAATTTGTTGTAGGATACGGATTAAACTACGGGGACTACTATAGAAATATACCTTATGTATTTAATGTTACAAATGAAGATAGATAAAAAAAGTTGCTCATAATGAGTAACTTTTTTTGTATAAGTAGATAAATGGATATGGCCTAAGTTAATTTTAAGTAAATTATCTAATAAATATGTATAACTTTTAGATAGTGCATAGATGTATAAAACGTAAGTATTATAATATAAGAAAAATATATTTCTTAAAATAAAAAATAATAGATAATTATTAATA
The Romboutsia ilealis genome window above contains:
- the hpt gene encoding hypoxanthine phosphoribosyltransferase, with the protein product MNIETKKWEVLCSEEQIASRLKELGAEISKDYEGKKLLVVSLLKGSFIFCADLVRNITVPVKIEFMTTSSYGHAEQSTGNVKVVSDINCDLEGYDVLIVDDITDTALTMHHVINHLKSKNPNSVKSCVLLDKPSRRKVELVPDYCGFEIEDKFVVGYGLNYGDYYRNIPYVFNVTNEDR